One window from the genome of Dongia rigui encodes:
- a CDS encoding ABC transporter permease subunit: protein MTNRLSWFVIAALVFGFIFLYGPMVVLVTYSFNANKLMTLWGGFSTKWYPVLLNDAAVLTAAKNSLIVAAVSATFATVLGTMAGYVLARYRKFHGRTAFSGMVTAPLVMPEVITGLSMLLLFKEMGYWFGWPKAMGFSTVILAHITFSMSYVTVVMQSRFSVFDMSLEEAALDLGAKPLKTFMLITLPIVAPAVVSGWLLAFTISLDDLVITIYNNGPGSGTLPQLIFSKVRRGVDPTINALATIIITVVATGVIASHVLMTRQEKRRQRDIQAALQANN from the coding sequence ATGACCAACCGGCTCTCCTGGTTTGTTATCGCAGCGCTCGTTTTCGGCTTCATCTTCCTCTATGGGCCGATGGTTGTGCTCGTCACCTATTCCTTCAATGCCAACAAGCTGATGACGCTGTGGGGCGGTTTTTCCACGAAATGGTACCCGGTTCTGCTGAATGATGCGGCCGTCCTGACGGCTGCAAAGAACAGCCTGATCGTGGCGGCGGTCAGCGCCACCTTTGCAACGGTCCTCGGCACGATGGCGGGCTATGTGTTGGCCCGCTACCGGAAGTTCCATGGGCGCACCGCCTTCAGCGGCATGGTGACGGCACCGCTGGTCATGCCGGAGGTTATCACCGGCCTGTCCATGCTGCTGCTGTTCAAGGAGATGGGCTATTGGTTCGGCTGGCCGAAGGCGATGGGCTTCTCGACCGTTATCCTCGCCCACATCACCTTCTCCATGTCCTATGTGACGGTGGTGATGCAGTCGCGCTTCTCGGTCTTCGACATGTCGCTTGAAGAGGCGGCACTGGATCTCGGCGCCAAGCCGCTGAAGACCTTCATGTTGATCACCTTGCCGATCGTGGCACCGGCCGTCGTTTCCGGCTGGCTGCTTGCCTTCACCATCTCGCTCGATGATCTGGTGATCACGATCTACAATAACGGCCCGGGTTCAGGCACCTTGCCGCAGCTGATCTTCTCCAAGGTCCGCCGCGGCGTGGACCCCACGATCAATGCCTTGGCGACGATCATCATCACGGTGGTCGCAACCGGCGTCATCGCCTCGCATGTCCTGATGACACGGCAGGAGAAGCGCCGACAGCGGGACATCCAGGCGGCCTTGCAGGCCAACAACTGA
- a CDS encoding ABC transporter permease subunit encodes MASETPYQTSLPMGTQLHRLLSALGLRPRSAVILVPYLWLTIFFVVPCFIILKISLAQTLIAQPPYTPMLGPESIPHEQLFDNFKRLGQDLLYIIAYGNSLKLAAISTALCLLIGYPMAYGIARCAPSTRSLLLLAIILPFWTSFLIRVYAWMSILGKEGVLNDFLLAIGVINEPLQILYTPTAMYIGIVYAYLPFMILPLYSNLEKMDMSLLEAAADLGCRPFKAFCVITIPLSLPGIIAGSLLVFIPAVGEYVIPELLGGPDALMIGRVVYNEFAQNRDWPMSSAVAVAILLALVIPIMAFQYFQSKAQEAPK; translated from the coding sequence ATGGCATCTGAGACCCCATATCAAACCTCGCTGCCGATGGGCACGCAGTTGCACAGGCTGCTCTCGGCCCTGGGCTTGCGGCCGCGATCGGCCGTCATCCTGGTTCCCTATCTATGGCTGACGATCTTCTTCGTCGTGCCTTGCTTCATCATCCTGAAGATCAGCCTGGCGCAAACCCTGATCGCGCAGCCGCCCTATACGCCGATGCTCGGTCCGGAAAGCATTCCGCATGAGCAGCTGTTCGACAATTTCAAGCGACTGGGCCAGGACCTTCTCTACATCATCGCTTATGGCAATTCTCTGAAGCTGGCGGCGATTTCGACCGCGCTGTGCCTCCTCATCGGCTACCCAATGGCTTACGGCATCGCCCGCTGCGCGCCGTCGACGCGGTCATTGTTGCTGCTCGCCATCATCCTGCCGTTCTGGACCTCGTTCCTCATCCGCGTCTATGCGTGGATGAGCATCCTCGGCAAGGAAGGCGTTCTCAACGACTTCCTGTTGGCGATCGGCGTCATCAACGAGCCGCTGCAGATTCTCTATACACCCACGGCGATGTATATCGGCATCGTCTATGCCTATCTGCCGTTCATGATCCTGCCCCTCTACTCCAATCTCGAGAAGATGGACATGTCGTTGCTGGAGGCAGCGGCGGATCTGGGTTGCCGGCCGTTCAAGGCCTTCTGCGTCATCACCATCCCGTTGTCGCTGCCGGGCATCATCGCCGGCTCGCTGCTGGTCTTCATTCCAGCAGTCGGCGAATATGTTATCCCGGAACTTCTGGGGGGCCCCGATGCCTTGATGATCGGCCGTGTCGTCTATAACGAGTTCGCGCAAAACCGTGACTGGCCGATGTCATCTGCAGTCGCCGTTGCCATCCTGCTGGCGCTGGTCATTCCCATCATGGCGTTCCAGTACTTCCAAAGCAAAGCGCAGGAGGCCCCGAAATGA
- a CDS encoding ABC transporter ATP-binding protein: MAAERARAETTTQIWNDPNAKPYIRIENVTKKFGDFVAVNDVSLNIYRGELFALLGGSGCGKTTLLRMLAGFEQPTSGKIYIDDVDMADIPPYERPTNMMFQSYALFPHMSVEQNIAFGLKQDKTPPDQIKTRVGSILDMVQMRQFAHRKPHQLSGGQRQRVALARSLVKEPKLLLLDEPLGALDKKLREATQFEIMNIQDRLGITFIVVTHDQEEAMTLSTRIGVMNSGQIVQVGTPKEIYEYPNTKFVADFIGSVNLFEGNIVEDEPGHVLIGSPEAGTEIYIDHGISSAPGAKVWVAIRPEKMELSKARPDDNGRNSTPGIVKGIAYMGNLSVYLIKLDSGKEVKVTMSNQRRAAEHAIDWDDRVYVTWHANSPVALLS; the protein is encoded by the coding sequence ATGGCGGCTGAACGAGCAAGAGCAGAGACGACCACCCAGATCTGGAACGATCCCAACGCCAAGCCCTATATCCGCATCGAGAACGTCACCAAGAAATTTGGCGATTTCGTTGCCGTCAACGATGTCTCGCTGAACATCTATCGCGGCGAGCTCTTTGCACTGCTCGGCGGATCGGGTTGCGGCAAGACCACATTGCTGCGCATGCTTGCTGGCTTCGAGCAGCCAACTTCGGGCAAGATCTATATCGACGACGTCGATATGGCGGATATTCCGCCCTACGAGCGCCCGACCAATATGATGTTCCAGTCCTACGCCCTCTTCCCGCATATGTCGGTCGAGCAGAACATTGCCTTTGGCCTGAAGCAGGACAAGACGCCGCCGGACCAGATCAAGACGCGCGTCGGCTCGATCCTCGACATGGTGCAGATGCGCCAGTTCGCCCACCGCAAGCCGCACCAACTTTCCGGCGGTCAGCGCCAGCGCGTGGCCCTCGCCCGCTCTCTGGTGAAGGAACCGAAGCTGCTGCTGCTCGACGAACCGCTTGGCGCCCTCGACAAAAAGCTGCGCGAGGCGACGCAGTTCGAGATCATGAACATCCAGGACCGGCTCGGCATCACCTTCATCGTCGTGACGCACGATCAGGAAGAAGCGATGACGCTGTCGACACGCATCGGCGTCATGAACAGCGGCCAGATCGTCCAGGTGGGCACACCCAAGGAGATCTACGAATATCCCAACACCAAGTTCGTCGCCGACTTCATCGGCTCGGTGAACCTGTTTGAAGGGAATATCGTCGAGGACGAGCCGGGCCATGTGCTGATCGGGTCACCAGAAGCAGGTACGGAGATCTACATCGATCACGGCATCTCGTCGGCACCGGGCGCCAAGGTCTGGGTGGCCATTCGACCGGAGAAGATGGAACTGTCCAAGGCGCGTCCCGACGACAACGGCCGCAATTCGACGCCTGGCATCGTCAAGGGCATCGCGTATATGGGCAACCTTTCTGTCTACCTGATCAAGCTGGACAGCGGCAAGGAAGTCAAAGTGACGATGTCCAATCAGCGGCGCGCCGCCGAACACGCCATCGATTGGGATGACCGGGTCTATGTGACCTGGCATGCCAACAGCCCCGTCGCCTTGTTGAGCTGA
- a CDS encoding polyamine ABC transporter substrate-binding protein, with product MLKSGYTSFTQMGAAMLVAGMLLTACGDKKTDEQAGNAAPTTESTSEATSQATSQAATSSAAPATQEAVAPTTGDDAKQLNVYNWSDYIGETTIADFEKETGIKVQYDTFDGNETLEAKLMTGGTGYDVVFPSSSFFARQIKIGLFHKLDKTLLPNLKNMDPEIMAILSKDADPGNEYAIPYMWGTNGFAYNVDLIKKLMPDAPLDSLAMLFDPNVVSKFKECGVTFLDSPEDVFPLALAYMGKDPTSQKEEDIVAAADMVMKVRPFIKNFDSQQYLTALPNGEYCISMSWSGDYATAAARAAEAGIKINLAYTIAKEGTNVWFDGMLIPADAPHLKNAHLFLDYMMRPKVIADATNYTNYANANVPAKEFVNKEILEDPAVYPTPEVMKRSFPSVVRDDKLSRVITREWTRVKTGQ from the coding sequence GTGCTGAAATCCGGATACACCAGCTTCACCCAAATGGGTGCGGCGATGTTGGTGGCTGGCATGCTGCTGACCGCCTGCGGCGACAAGAAGACGGACGAGCAGGCCGGCAACGCAGCGCCAACGACGGAGAGCACCAGCGAGGCAACGTCGCAAGCCACGAGCCAAGCAGCGACCAGCAGCGCTGCACCGGCAACACAGGAAGCAGTCGCTCCGACGACGGGTGACGACGCAAAACAACTCAACGTCTACAACTGGTCGGACTATATCGGCGAAACCACCATCGCCGACTTTGAGAAAGAAACCGGCATCAAGGTCCAATACGACACCTTCGACGGCAACGAAACACTCGAAGCCAAACTGATGACCGGCGGTACCGGCTACGACGTCGTCTTCCCTTCCTCCTCCTTCTTCGCCCGCCAGATCAAGATCGGCCTGTTCCACAAGCTCGACAAGACCCTGCTGCCGAACTTGAAGAACATGGATCCCGAGATCATGGCGATCCTTTCCAAGGATGCTGATCCCGGCAACGAGTATGCGATCCCCTACATGTGGGGCACCAACGGCTTCGCCTACAACGTCGACTTGATCAAGAAGCTGATGCCGGACGCCCCGCTCGACAGTCTGGCCATGCTTTTCGATCCCAACGTCGTTTCCAAGTTCAAGGAATGCGGCGTCACCTTCCTCGACTCTCCTGAAGACGTCTTCCCGCTGGCCCTGGCCTATATGGGCAAGGATCCGACATCACAGAAGGAAGAAGATATTGTCGCCGCCGCCGACATGGTCATGAAGGTGCGGCCATTCATCAAGAACTTCGACTCGCAGCAATATCTGACCGCCTTGCCGAACGGCGAATACTGCATATCGATGAGCTGGTCGGGTGACTACGCAACAGCTGCCGCGCGTGCCGCCGAAGCAGGCATCAAGATCAACCTCGCCTATACGATCGCCAAGGAAGGAACCAATGTCTGGTTCGATGGCATGCTGATCCCCGCCGATGCGCCGCATCTCAAGAACGCGCATCTGTTCCTGGACTACATGATGCGCCCCAAGGTGATCGCCGACGCCACGAACTACACCAATTATGCCAACGCCAATGTGCCGGCGAAGGAGTTCGTCAACAAGGAGATCCTGGAGGATCCAGCCGTCTATCCCACGCCGGAGGTGATGAAGCGCAGCTTCCCGTCGGTGGTGCGCGACGACAAACTCAGTCGCGTCATCACCCGCGAATGGACGCGGGTAAAGACTGGACAGTAA
- a CDS encoding polyamine ABC transporter substrate-binding protein has protein sequence MVQKSRLIGVAFISALLLAGCGEEKKEAEQQSSAATTATSEAASTATSEASTATSEAASTATSEAAPAGDGGKLNIYNWSDYIAEDTVPNFEKETGIKVQYDVYDSNEMLEAKLMAGGTGYDLVHPSGAFLGRQIVAGIYQPIDPAKIPNYKNLDPKIMKLLAAFDPGNKYAVPWFWGTTGIGYNVAEIKKRMPDAPVNSLDIVFKPELAQKFADCGISMLDAPSEVLQIALNYLGKDPYTASADDYAAAEKLLLGVRPYVKYFHSSSYINDIASGSICLSLGWSGDFSIAAARAEEAKNNIEVSYSIPKEGTIIWMDTIAMPTDAVNIDQAYKWINYNLDPKVAAANANYVAYGSPVAAALPMIDKELMDNPNIYPSEEVQAHLFPDKVATPEVERLRTRTWTKIKTGQ, from the coding sequence ATGGTGCAAAAATCGAGATTGATTGGAGTTGCCTTTATTTCAGCGCTGCTGCTCGCGGGCTGCGGCGAGGAAAAGAAGGAAGCCGAGCAACAATCTTCCGCCGCCACCACCGCCACGTCGGAAGCGGCCAGCACCGCAACCTCTGAAGCGAGCACGGCAACCTCGGAAGCAGCCAGCACCGCCACGTCCGAGGCCGCCCCGGCCGGAGATGGCGGCAAGCTCAACATCTACAACTGGTCGGACTACATCGCCGAAGACACGGTGCCGAATTTCGAAAAAGAAACCGGCATCAAGGTCCAGTACGACGTCTATGATTCGAATGAAATGCTGGAAGCCAAGCTGATGGCGGGTGGCACGGGGTATGATCTCGTGCATCCGTCGGGCGCCTTCCTCGGCCGCCAGATCGTGGCTGGCATCTATCAGCCGATCGATCCGGCGAAGATCCCCAATTACAAGAATCTCGATCCCAAAATCATGAAGCTGCTCGCCGCCTTCGACCCCGGCAATAAGTACGCGGTGCCATGGTTCTGGGGCACGACCGGCATCGGCTATAACGTCGCCGAGATCAAGAAGCGCATGCCGGATGCGCCGGTGAACAGCCTCGACATCGTCTTCAAGCCGGAATTGGCGCAGAAGTTCGCCGACTGCGGCATCTCGATGCTCGATGCGCCCAGCGAAGTGCTGCAGATCGCGCTCAACTATCTCGGCAAGGACCCCTACACCGCCAGTGCCGACGATTATGCCGCCGCTGAGAAGCTGTTGCTGGGTGTGCGTCCCTATGTGAAGTACTTCCACAGTTCCAGCTACATCAACGATATCGCCAGCGGCAGCATCTGCCTCTCGCTCGGCTGGTCGGGTGACTTCAGCATCGCCGCTGCGCGCGCTGAGGAAGCCAAGAACAATATCGAAGTGTCCTATTCCATCCCAAAGGAAGGCACCATCATCTGGATGGATACGATTGCCATGCCGACCGACGCAGTCAACATCGACCAGGCCTATAAGTGGATCAACTACAACCTCGATCCCAAGGTCGCGGCGGCGAACGCCAATTATGTCGCCTACGGCAGCCCGGTCGCGGCGGCCCTGCCGATGATCGACAAGGAATTGATGGACAATCCGAACATCTATCCTTCGGAAGAAGTTCAGGCCCATCTGTTCCCGGACAAGGTGGCAACACCGGAGGTCGAGCGCCTTCGGACTCGCACTTGGACCAAGATCAAGACAGGCCAGTGA
- the aguB gene encoding N-carbamoylputrescine amidase, producing MTRTVTVAATQFACRPDPVQNVARAEALVRQAAKRGAQIIQLQALFETPYFCKDQLAELFDLAQPVDDHPTIARMQELARELEVVLPVSFFEAANNAYYNSLALIDADGEILGIYRKSHIPDGVGYQEKFYFNPGDTGFKVWDTAYARIGCGICWDQWFPECARAMALMGAEMLLYPTAIGNEPNDPDYSSADHWQRTMQGHAAANMVPVVASNRIGREDGETCAVDFYGRSFIAGARGEIIASAGKEEAILTADFDFESLRRQRAGWGLFRDRRPDLYTVLMTLDGQNWSE from the coding sequence ATGACCAGGACAGTGACCGTCGCGGCCACTCAGTTCGCCTGCCGACCGGATCCAGTGCAGAATGTTGCGCGGGCCGAGGCTCTGGTTCGCCAGGCGGCCAAGCGCGGGGCGCAGATCATCCAACTGCAGGCCCTGTTCGAGACGCCCTATTTCTGCAAGGACCAATTGGCCGAGTTGTTCGACCTCGCCCAGCCCGTCGACGATCATCCGACGATCGCCCGCATGCAGGAACTGGCGCGCGAGTTGGAGGTGGTGCTGCCCGTCTCCTTCTTCGAGGCCGCCAACAACGCCTATTACAACTCCCTCGCCCTCATCGATGCCGACGGAGAGATCTTGGGAATTTACCGGAAATCTCACATCCCGGACGGTGTGGGGTATCAGGAGAAGTTCTACTTCAACCCCGGTGATACGGGGTTCAAAGTCTGGGACACGGCCTACGCCCGCATCGGCTGCGGGATTTGCTGGGATCAGTGGTTTCCCGAATGCGCCCGCGCCATGGCCCTGATGGGGGCCGAGATGCTGCTCTATCCCACCGCCATCGGCAACGAACCCAATGACCCCGATTACAGCAGCGCAGATCATTGGCAACGCACCATGCAGGGTCATGCGGCGGCCAACATGGTTCCAGTCGTCGCCTCGAATCGCATTGGCAGGGAGGACGGGGAGACCTGCGCCGTCGATTTCTATGGCCGATCCTTCATCGCCGGTGCCCGCGGCGAAATCATCGCGTCGGCCGGCAAAGAAGAGGCGATCCTGACGGCCGATTTCGACTTCGAGTCCCTGCGCCGCCAGCGTGCTGGGTGGGGCCTGTTCCGCGACCGCCGCCCAGACCTCTATACCGTCCTGATGACCCTTGACGGCCAGAATTGGAGCGAATGA
- a CDS encoding TRAP transporter substrate-binding protein, which translates to MLRRKFLKSAGIGGVGLAASAVAAPAIAQSAPEVKWRLTSSFPKSLDTIFGAAEIISKSVAEATDGKFQIQVHAAGEIVPGLQALDAVQAGTVEMAHTCSYYYVGKDPTFAFDTAVPFGLNARQQNAWWYYGGGREAMAEFFNGYNVISLPAGNTGVQMGGWFRKEIGSLADLQGVKMRIAGIAGKVMAALGAVPQQIAGGDIYPALEKGTIDAAEWVGPYDDEKLGFYKVAPFYYYPGWWEGGPQLSAYINQQKWAELPKSYQSILTTAAARANVETMAKYDSLNPKALKRIVANGTKLKPYPKEVMEAGYTAAFKLYDETAAGNAAFKKVYENWKPFREEQYLWFRVAENNFDNFVYRMSAKKS; encoded by the coding sequence ATGCTTCGTCGCAAATTCCTCAAAAGCGCCGGTATCGGCGGTGTCGGCCTGGCCGCCAGCGCTGTTGCGGCACCGGCCATCGCGCAGAGCGCGCCTGAGGTTAAATGGCGCCTGACATCCAGTTTTCCGAAGAGCCTCGACACCATTTTTGGCGCCGCCGAGATCATCTCGAAATCGGTGGCCGAAGCAACCGATGGGAAGTTCCAGATCCAGGTTCACGCGGCCGGTGAAATCGTTCCGGGTCTGCAGGCGCTTGATGCCGTGCAGGCAGGCACCGTCGAAATGGCGCATACCTGCAGCTACTACTATGTCGGCAAGGATCCGACCTTCGCATTTGATACGGCCGTCCCCTTCGGCCTCAATGCGCGCCAGCAGAATGCCTGGTGGTACTATGGCGGTGGCCGCGAGGCGATGGCCGAGTTCTTCAATGGCTATAACGTGATTTCTCTGCCGGCCGGCAATACCGGTGTGCAGATGGGCGGCTGGTTCCGCAAGGAAATCGGCTCGCTCGCCGACCTCCAGGGCGTCAAGATGCGCATTGCTGGTATCGCCGGCAAGGTCATGGCGGCCCTGGGTGCCGTGCCGCAGCAGATCGCCGGCGGCGACATCTACCCGGCCCTTGAGAAGGGCACGATCGATGCCGCGGAATGGGTCGGCCCCTATGACGACGAGAAGCTTGGCTTCTACAAAGTCGCACCGTTCTACTACTACCCCGGCTGGTGGGAAGGCGGCCCGCAGCTCAGTGCCTATATCAACCAGCAGAAATGGGCTGAACTGCCCAAGAGCTATCAATCGATCCTGACGACCGCGGCGGCCCGCGCCAATGTCGAAACGATGGCAAAATATGATTCGCTCAATCCCAAGGCCTTGAAGCGTATCGTTGCCAATGGCACGAAGCTGAAGCCCTATCCGAAGGAAGTGATGGAGGCGGGCTACACCGCAGCCTTCAAGCTCTATGACGAGACGGCGGCCGGCAACGCGGCCTTCAAGAAGGTCTACGAGAACTGGAAGCCGTTCCGCGAGGAGCAGTATCTGTGGTTCCGCGTCGCCGAGAACAACTTCGACAACTTCGTCTACCGCATGTCGGCGAAGAAGTCTTAA
- a CDS encoding TRAP transporter large permease, with amino-acid sequence MIPLDIMAPLMFGGLIVFMLFGFPVAFSLAAVGLFFGFIAIEHGYFAPVFMENLPLRLFGIMSNDLLLAIPFFTFMGAILERCGLAEDLLEGTGQLFGPVPGGLAYAVIIVGAILGAITGTVAASVIAMGMISLPIMMRYGYDKRLATGVIAASGTITQLIPPSLVLVILADQLGRSVGDMYKGAIGPSILQTLLFLLFIFVVSIVKPHKMPPLPKEARTLSGWPLIRRVLWGMVPSIALIFLVLGTIFLGLATPTEAGAMGAVGAIILAAMHRRLTWPLVREGMDTTMRITAMVVFILIGSNVFSLVFQGVDGGIWIEHMLTGLPGGPIGFLIVVNIFVFFLAFFLDFFEIAFIIVPLLAPVATSLGIDLIWFGVLLCVNMQTSFMHPPFGFALFYLRSIAPKDIKTSEIYWGALPWLGLQLLLVIIVIVWPQSVTYWLDAPLNVDLDKIQIDVPSVEEPGDYTDQPIEIPAPE; translated from the coding sequence ATGATCCCACTCGATATCATGGCGCCGCTGATGTTCGGCGGCCTCATCGTCTTTATGCTTTTCGGCTTCCCGGTTGCCTTCTCGCTTGCTGCCGTTGGGCTCTTCTTCGGCTTCATCGCGATCGAGCACGGGTACTTTGCCCCTGTTTTCATGGAAAACCTGCCGCTCCGCCTGTTCGGCATCATGTCGAACGACTTGTTGCTTGCCATCCCCTTCTTTACCTTCATGGGCGCGATATTAGAACGATGCGGACTTGCCGAGGATCTGCTGGAAGGGACTGGCCAGCTCTTCGGCCCGGTCCCGGGCGGCCTCGCTTATGCCGTGATCATCGTCGGCGCAATCCTTGGCGCTATCACCGGCACCGTTGCCGCCTCGGTCATTGCCATGGGCATGATCTCGCTGCCGATCATGATGCGCTATGGCTACGACAAGCGCCTGGCGACGGGTGTCATCGCTGCCTCCGGCACCATCACGCAGCTCATTCCGCCATCCCTGGTGCTGGTGATCCTGGCCGATCAGTTGGGGCGTTCGGTCGGCGACATGTACAAGGGCGCCATCGGCCCATCGATCCTGCAGACCTTGCTGTTTCTGCTCTTCATCTTCGTTGTCTCGATCGTCAAGCCGCACAAGATGCCGCCGCTTCCGAAAGAGGCACGCACCCTTTCCGGCTGGCCGCTGATCCGGCGCGTCCTTTGGGGCATGGTACCGTCGATTGCACTCATCTTCCTGGTGCTGGGTACGATCTTTTTGGGCCTGGCGACGCCGACGGAAGCCGGCGCCATGGGCGCCGTCGGTGCTATCATTCTGGCGGCGATGCATCGCCGCCTCACCTGGCCGCTGGTGCGCGAAGGCATGGACACAACCATGCGCATTACCGCGATGGTGGTCTTCATCCTGATCGGCAGCAATGTCTTCAGCCTGGTCTTCCAAGGCGTCGACGGCGGCATCTGGATCGAACACATGCTGACCGGCCTGCCCGGCGGCCCCATCGGCTTTCTCATCGTCGTCAATATCTTCGTCTTCTTCCTGGCGTTCTTCCTCGATTTCTTCGAGATCGCCTTCATCATCGTTCCGCTGTTGGCGCCGGTTGCCACGTCGCTGGGGATCGACCTCATCTGGTTCGGCGTGTTGCTGTGCGTCAACATGCAGACCTCATTCATGCACCCGCCCTTCGGCTTCGCCCTTTTCTATCTGCGCAGCATCGCACCGAAGGATATCAAGACGAGCGAGATCTATTGGGGTGCCCTGCCCTGGCTGGGCTTGCAGCTGCTGCTCGTCATCATCGTCATTGTCTGGCCGCAATCGGTTACGTATTGGCTGGATGCGCCGCTCAATGTCGATCTCGACAAGATCCAGATCGACGTGCCGAGCGTCGAGGAGCCAGGAGACTACACCGACCAGCCGATCGAGATTCCGGCACCCGAATAA
- a CDS encoding TRAP transporter small permease subunit, with the protein MHALLIFSRVIDRLNTGLGKVAAWAVLLACLISAGNATFRYLFSNSSNALLEIQWYLFSASFLLGAALTLKLNEHVRVDIVYMSVGERGRLWIDIIGFTVFMLPATIILTYMSWDFFLQSWGQNETSANAGGLVRWPVKLLMPFGFGMLSLQGISELIKRIATLVGVIHIDTHYERPLQ; encoded by the coding sequence ATGCACGCATTGCTGATCTTCAGCCGCGTCATCGATCGATTGAACACAGGGCTCGGCAAGGTCGCGGCCTGGGCGGTGCTGTTGGCCTGTCTGATCAGCGCCGGCAATGCGACCTTTCGCTATCTCTTCAGCAACAGCTCGAACGCGCTGCTGGAAATCCAATGGTACCTATTCTCGGCATCCTTCCTGCTGGGGGCTGCCCTGACACTGAAGCTCAATGAGCACGTCCGCGTGGATATCGTCTATATGTCGGTAGGCGAGCGCGGTCGGCTATGGATCGATATCATCGGCTTCACGGTCTTCATGCTGCCAGCCACGATCATCCTCACTTACATGAGCTGGGATTTCTTCCTGCAGTCCTGGGGTCAGAATGAAACTTCGGCCAATGCCGGCGGCCTTGTACGCTGGCCGGTAAAGCTGCTGATGCCGTTCGGATTTGGCATGCTCAGCCTGCAGGGCATTTCAGAACTCATCAAGCGGATCGCCACGCTGGTCGGGGTCATCCATATCGACACACATTACGAGCGGCCGCTGCAATGA
- a CDS encoding LysE family translocator, translated as MALETWLAFSAASALLMIIPGPTTLLVISYALGQGWRAALPMATGVALGDFTAMTLSMLGLGALLAASATIFTILKWMGAAYMVWLGIKLWRAGGSLNASPRSDGASMIRMLGHAWLVTALNPKSIIFFVAFLPQFLDPHGDFLTQMLIFESTFLVLAFANALGYATVASRARQAIRNERLVGTANKVGGSLLIGAGILTATARASQG; from the coding sequence ATGGCTTTGGAAACGTGGCTGGCCTTCAGCGCAGCTTCGGCCTTGCTGATGATCATCCCTGGGCCGACAACGCTGCTCGTCATCTCCTATGCGCTGGGCCAGGGCTGGCGGGCAGCCTTACCGATGGCGACCGGCGTGGCGCTCGGCGACTTCACGGCCATGACATTGTCCATGCTTGGCCTCGGTGCGCTCCTCGCCGCCTCTGCCACCATCTTCACCATCCTCAAATGGATGGGCGCCGCATACATGGTCTGGCTCGGCATCAAGCTGTGGCGCGCCGGCGGATCGCTCAATGCCAGCCCGCGGAGTGATGGGGCCTCGATGATCCGGATGCTGGGGCACGCCTGGCTGGTTACAGCGCTCAACCCCAAGAGCATCATCTTCTTCGTGGCCTTCCTGCCGCAGTTCCTGGATCCGCACGGCGACTTCCTGACCCAGATGCTCATCTTCGAGAGTACGTTCCTGGTACTGGCCTTTGCCAACGCGCTCGGCTACGCGACGGTCGCCTCCCGTGCCCGGCAAGCGATCCGGAACGAGCGCCTTGTCGGCACGGCCAACAAGGTCGGCGGTTCGCTGCTGATCGGCGCCGGCATCCTGACCGCCACGGCACGCGCCAGTCAGGGATAG